CCTAGTTTGTCAGATACTTTCTTCGttacaggaacactacgtaatatttttactttaaatattgGGGATGGATTCCAATGACCTGtgacagggagaatagagacaGTCTCAGAACAGTGGAGTCTGAAACTGCAGCAAAGGGAGGGACAAAATTTGTGGACACTTGGCTCTTTGCAGTTTGAGCCACAAGGTGGCACAGCAGATAAATTGATGCTAAAATGCACTAAAGTAATTTGCATTGCTCATTCCAGGTTTACAAGAGTAAAATCATTTAGAATTGACTTTTAGAAGTGGATTTTGAGAGTGTTATTTTCTCAGCCGTTTTATAGTTTGGCCTTTGAGCCGTGATATGAGGACCCTCACCTCTATAGCTtcctacacacatacacaaacaaaaaacagtaaATGTTTCCTTCAGATCTTCAGATCACTTATTCTAAGCTACAGCCTTTATTCTATTTACTTGAGCTTCATTCAAGGCCAAACCACTGCAACCTCTTGCTGAACTGAAAAGCGTGTATGTGGCTGTATTTGGTTAGAAAACACTTGGGACCAGCAGCCTGCAGACTCACTAATCACTGCTTAACAATCGTATTTCTTGTTTACGCCATGTTGACATGTCAAATATTTTAGGGAGAAATAACTACAATCCAATAcagtaatgtgtgtttgttgtctCATAGCTCTATTTCCCCTAAATATTCTATAAAAGCCCTGGgagtggacagtgtggtcaGACCTCTGTGGTTCTGTATGGACCCAGAGATGAGGAATCAGCCTAAACAGCCTACTTTCTTCAGAGAGTATATGGTCCTACCTGGTTTTTCAGTTGGATTATTTGCAAACACTGGACAATTTGGAttaatgaagaagaagaagaaagaatcTGGTTTAACTTTGGGGATTTCACAGGATCTAAGCCATGGATTTGGGTTATTCcttatatccatgttttctAACTTATATCCTTTTATCCATGttttaaaaccaaaaataataataataggattTGATTGTAGATATTTGGTAGAAACTGTCTTTGGGCCTTTTCTCATTAATTTTGACTGTTCTAATGTTTGACGGCTGATTTGACTGCACAATAGCTGAGGTTTCTGTAAGTTGGAGGCATATGCTGCTCAGTTTGATGATTTTCTTACTATAAAACGTCAGATTTAACTCTGAGTAAGTTCTTATTCAAGTGGAAGTATTAGAGCAGGAAACAGACTGCCCTGAACTTCAACCCATCTCATGCTGTAATTGGTGGATGACATTGTCAAAAGGGAACTGATTTAGCAGTCAGTAAATTTAGAATTTATTGGAGAATATTATGCTGTATTCTTGAAAGATTtcaggtttgttttttgtttgtttgtttgttttgttttttaacatgtaTGGCATTCATGTCAGTATGGCTTATAATTGTAATGTTGTAGATGTATGTGAATGCTGTGTTTGGAGTCTAGCCAAAGGACTACTAGTTTAGGGTGGTGTATTTACTTTAGTCAAATCTCCAAAATCAGTTGTATTACCTATATATATTACCTAACACACTACATCAAGCATATCATTAGGCATTACAATAGAATTCTACATTTGGACATTTTAACGTTGTTTCAATAAGCATGAAAATGTACTGTAATTACTGAACTATCAATAAAACTAAGGACTTTGTTGGATTCCCATTAGAGATGTAAAAGTTTGtgcaagcgagagagagagagagagagagagggtgggtggGGTTGTGTTGAAAGTGAATGATTGCAATTCAAAGTTGGTCAGTCCTTAATGTGTCTGGAACGTGTGCGAGTatttacacacaacacagagtTGGAACTGGAACGATGTCTCTTCCGTCATCTCCCTGCCTGGAGTTCCCTATCTAAGTTTACTAAACATGGCTAATATGCAATACTGTTTTAGTCATAACACTGCAGCGCGTGGTCACTGTTTGATGTTAATTTAGCAGGTGGGTTGTTTGCTCTTTGTAATGATAACACCATTGAGTGCAAATTTTCATttcttgtacattttattacattttgtgcATATGTACATGCACAAATACATCACTAATGTACTGAAgtatatttttactgtttttcagTTGTTTGACTGAGTCTGAATACAGTTACTTGCTCCTTTCTCTTGTCGCCCTCTACATCCAAATGGATTATGCCATGTCTGTTTAGAGTTTATTGTGTCAACATTACAGAGAACATAGCTGTGCCCTGAATGACATCCAGACTTAGTCTAAGCCATGCTAAAGTTTCCATATCTATTCACAAAAGTAATAGACCAGACTTGACTgctttaatttccagtcaaagcaGTTATGGCTTTTGCTATTTCAATGAATTATTTATTGGGAAATTGCTAAAATTTGAAAGTTCAGATGGTCTATCAGATCATAatctcaaacacattcagtgataaGGTCTAACCTTTGCAATGGACAATGCATTGTTCTGAGAATGTTTGATTTACAAACGCTattcttttgtgtttatttccttATCATCTTCACTCTAGCTCCAAATTTCAGACTCGTAGTAGATAGAGACAAAACATGTGGATTTGGAGCTGTGCATTTTATTGGGATTGTTTAGTGCAACACTAGGTCATGCAGATTTGGTTGCACTAGGTCTTGTTAAGAGTatcattttctctgtgtcttttattaCTCTCTGAACTCTAGTTTAGAGCTTTGAATTTGTTTTTTccacttgtttttctgtgactTTCCCATTCGTTATGCATGCTTATCTTATGTCTAATCTTCTGAGAAATATAATGTGAAAATGTAATCCATCGTAATATAAATTTTTGACCCGTATTGTACATGATCCCAATGTCTCTGGAAAAAGGAGCACTGCTGGTCCACTATCAGTATGTAAAACTGTATGTGAAACAAAAAGTGACCCACTTATTAAAATTGCTCATTTGGCAAACTAAACTGGACTCCACAGTTTTCAAAAACAGATTCTTGTTTAAATGTGGTCCTAATAATTAATTTCTGTGACAGGTGGGTGCGGATAGCCCAGGACGCAGGTCAGTGACAATGGGGAATATGGGCCAGAACTAGGCCAAGATAATTTTCCTATCTGGGCTGTATTTGTAATCAGAAATATATTGAAACCGTCAGAAATATTTTGAAACCTTTCCAAGGATCCCAAAGAATCAGTGGTTTACAAAGGAGAAAGTGAATGTGAGAATTAGTTTGTAAAAGAAGAACGAATAAaaaaagttcatttaaattttctTAATATGTCTCACAAGCTAaaagaaatgttaaaataaaccaACGAAAAGAGGAATATTTCATGTGTTGTGGGTGGAATGTTCCTATTTCGAGTTATCCGGAATATATTCTTCTTTTTCGGAATACTGTGACTGAACCAAGATGTTTACATAACACTCATATTACGGAGAACTTTCCACGTATGGAAACATGGGTTGTGCTATTTGATCATAAATGCCAGGAAAATTTGTATAGTCACTGTTAAATATGTGCATATACTGAACATACAATAGGGTCCAATATGAGACCATTATAGAAAATGCATGTGTTTTGCCTTCTTTTATAATTTaacaaaaggaaaaggaaaaaaacaaaataaaaggaaataaccAAATTTAAAATCCATAACTACTGAACTGAGTATCAGTGTCACATGAATGATGAAATATAGATATTGaatatttactttttgtttcgttatacattatatttgtcgctttaaatttttattttattatttttttcaagtTAAAGTGAGAATCACAATTTGGATCCCACTGCATTGTTAAAGTaaaaggggagccaaacccggaatcactgggggaAGGcgggaccacaccctggagggggtgccagcccatcacagggcaacacacactcacacctatggacacactTGAGTcatcagtccacctaccaacctaccacaaggacacagggagaacacacaaaacttcttacagacagtcactcagagtggggctcgaacccacaacctcagggcTGTGGAGCTATgcgacagcgacactacctgttgtgacACCATGCCACcgcaataaaaacatgtatctactaaaataaaacctttacatgagaaggaaaaaaccttctgaatggaagtcaatgtaaaattccaagtaattttggatcatttcttcgtccattcatcatgaacgtTTCACACAATGCGCAGGAGTGTGGCTGTGTTCTAATGATACAGTAAACTTagcatccacaaaaatggagatacatatttgtAATTGGACAGAGACGATTTGCAAGCTTTTTAGTAGTTGACGTGGTTACAGGACATGTATGATGTAAAGACCATTGTGCTGATTGTAATTTCACTGAACTTCAAACTGGTTATACAacttttttaaacagtaaactTTCATAAACTACTCGGAAATAGTGCAtactttaatttacaaaatatcTGTGATACCCATCAATTTTGTGCTTATGTTTTATATTGACCATTTCCaggaaataaatatgaattataaataataaatatctattacacattctaatatcaataacAATTAAAGATTATCATAAAGATTTATGAACTTTCTTTTTACTTCTAGTTCCTGTTAAGATACAGTTTCTTCAAAATCTGGAACATTTGCCTGGAGATATGAATCAATATCAAATGAATCAAATTCATGATCAAATCAATGAATATCAATAGGTAAGATGTAATTTATTGGGATTACTGCAGAATTCAACAGAAcgtaaactgtgtgtgtgtgtgtgtgtgtgtgtgtgtaatgagcaTTCATGCCACACAACAGGCAGCAGGTCAGGTTGGAGATATAAAGATTTAATACATTGTGGTGTTAAGCAATAATTATCTGCTCTAATGGACACTGGGAAAAAGAATCGTATACCCTCTGTTTTACATATAAGCCAAAATACATTCCATTACCTTTTTACAGTTTTGAGAACACGTAGTCTATGATGATTTctgtcccagtaaacatttagccgttgattcaacgttgaaataatgtaatgactgccgtctaatcaacgttctcttaaggttgaaaatgaaagttgaaaagacgtccaaacacagacattgaaaagacgactattagacgtattttggacgtccgttgacgttattaattggtcccgaaataaatttcttgcataaaacgcgttttggacatccactgacgttatcgattggtcaccacttaactaacttattacgatggaatttggacgtttaatatatgtccttgacggaaagactacttttagacctattttaaaCGTCCAAGGACGTTCCTTATTTACTGGGGTCATACCGGCATGATAAACCCACATATGAACTAATTAATATTCTCCAcagttctctggaatgatggcaTTCCAAtaaatacctttgggatgtggagttgtgattcagaactaatcatccaacattagttCCATACTTCACTAATgtctttgtggctgaatgccatcaaatgttCAAAGAAATGTTCCAGTATGTACTCTAAAGTCTTCCCAATAGAGTTATGCCTGTACTTGTAGCAACCCCAGGGAACCACAGTAAATTGATGCCATTAGTGAAagcattgttttatattttcatgtgAGGATAAGTAACATAATCTCATCACAGGTGTGAAACAAGCCTGATACGGAATAcgctcaaaagaaaagaaaaaccctCAGAAAAATCAACATGTTAAAAAATttgcaaaagaaaataaacttaAAGTTTAGACAAAATATAGAGCAGGGAAAGTGAAGAACAGCAGGTAGAGTGGCTTAGGTGTAGAGGGAATGAAATAAGGATTTCGCCTACAGGGAGAGATGCcaatatgtatttaaataagCAGATTCCAGGGGAAAACCGTCTCCTGTTTTTCAGACAGTTGAAAAGAAGAAACAAGTTGTTATACATGTCACTGATATATGATTAACGGTTGGAAAATTATCACAGTTTGTACAGCTTTCAACTTAAACCccatcgtttttttttcttttttcaaaattaGTCTGTCTGTGCAAGTATACGTGCACTCTTCTGTTGGCACATGAAGTCAAGTTGTATCAGGAAACACATTTTTCATCTCAACCTTACAATTCAGCCTGATTTCATTCAGATTGACGAGGAAAGATGAGCtgtttgccaaaaaaaaaaaaaaaactttgcgTGTTCagacaaatgaaaaaatattttaataagctCATAATATATAGTGAAAAGAAGTATCTTTGTATGTCCTCAGAACATTTGATAACATTGCCTAATGATAACCAACTCACTCTTgccttttacagctcagtgccAAACAGGAGCAACAAATCAACTCTCAGAGTATCAGGTTTGTGGGGAACTGTTATGCAAAAGAGCCGCTATATGATCTGATGTAAAGTCTTGGTACAGAACAGTTTTGTAAAGAGATATTGTTTCATCGATCAAAAGTTCTCAGTTGACACTACTGTCCAGATAAAAACGAtgaattatttacagcatcaaaCCTGAGTGTTGCAGTTCTTTATGCATTGGCCCTGTCTTCAGGTGATTGTGTGTTCAATCCGTAGTGATGCCTCAACCAACCAAGGCTAGGATTCCAAAAAGGCACAAATGGCTTTGCTCTCTGGGTGCGCAGGATGTGACTTTCCATCTGATGTTGATGTTTGCAAGACattacactgtatttattaAGGGAAATCTTTTAATTGTGGTGATAATACTCTCGAAgactaaaatgtttttcatcATGTAGAAAATATATGATTATCTCAAGAtggacagaaaaaaaagctaTCACTCCTCCGACATCAGCCTCAGGCCTTagacaacaaaaacaatgtttGGGGTCTTGCAGTTCTAACTTTACACTGATCTAGATCTCTACTTGTTCATTCGGTTGGAATTGCAAGCGTGCTGCTTCTGTTTAGGTATAAATAATGTCCTAAAGGCACTGCTGAGAAACATAGTGGTtgtaaaaacaagcaaacatgattttttttgtgatcCATTTGTTGCTGCACTTATTTTGGATATTAAAAAATGATAGGATtctgcaaaaatataaaaaaaaaagaactgtgcATTCCATAGTGAAGAATGTAACACTTAATTAGGGAATATGTAGAATTTGTCCAAAGTCTGAGGATGCATTTCATCATTTAGTCAATTAATGTTCGTTAATCCAAAATGTTCACTTTCATCCTGTTTTCACCACTGGTTCATTTTGagcagtggatcattctcactgCAGTGACAACTATGTATTTAGAgtttttttaacactgtgtgcACTCACTCTCCTCGGAGTTACACCAATCCACCTTGTTGCTCGACCTATAAAGGAAATTaatataaagaaagagagagctgctgtttgtgttggttgtcctctagtccttcatcagcagccacatgtttaaaaactcaagaagcactgctgtgtctgatcatcTCATACTAGCACATCACCCACTAACCACACCAACACCAAGTCAGCATCACTGTggtgctgagaataatccaccaccaaaataaaacatgcttTGTGGTGGAAACCTGTTGAAGAACAGGTGGAGAGGGGAGCGACAgtttgcagagaaacagatagactacagtgTGCAGTTttacaactacaaagtgcatgTATGGTAAGTGGAACTGGACTTAAATGAAAAAtcaatgtagaaacaaggaagtaatttgaatattttgtcTGACTGGTATAGAGGGTAAAGAATTCCTAGAAGAGCAGAGACAGTTGCTGCAGTAATGGAAAACAAACGTTCTATTAataccctttatttcagaaaaaaaataatgtataagcaggtgtccaaaacattttgaatacattttgtGACGTAAGACATTCTGATAACATAAACTAATTATTTTATGTACACAGAAAAAGTTGTATTTTAACTCTCAAGTCACATACACTATTTCCAAAAGTATTTACTCTTAAACCCAAATtactgaattcaggtgttccaaccACAACCATGGCAACATGTGAGTAgtcatgcagactgcttctagaaacatttgtgaaagaacgggtcactctcaggagctcagtgattggtggttgccaggagaacggTACTTGGTTGACTGCATTGGGGACGACCCCCTTCCTGttcaacatgactgtgcaccagtgcacaaagcaaggtccataaggACATGCATgagcgagtttggtgtggaagaacatgactggcctgcacagagtcctgacctcagccttatagaacacctttgggatgaactaGAGCAGAGACTATGAGCCAGGCCTCGTCCaatatcagtgtctgacctcacaaatgtgcttctggaagaatggtcataatcgtccataaacacactcctaatccTTGTTGAAAGCCTGAAGTTAAATCTGTTAAAGCTGAAAAGGGTTTTCATTTACTTTGGATTAAGAATGGTATGTCATTTATGTTTGTATACATTAGAAAGCAGACGAGCGATTATTTTTGATAATATAGTATACAAGGTCCTAAACAGCCAGTGGCTCTCACACAAGCACCTGCCTTTTTAAATTTGCCTCAGGAAACCACAGCTACAAGCATTTTCTTCTGCACTCATCTCAATCAGCAGTACATGCACTGCACTATTTCTGGCAGGACTTCAACAACACTGTTTATAAGTCACATTTCTGCTTAGCGTTTGTCTTAACAAACTGTAATGTCAAGATTTCacctgtgtgtttctctttgtaTTATACAGTATCCGGTaccatttcttgatgcagcggTGGACTGTGATAAGTGACAATGAttttcaatctatagtttgatcagaggaggatgggtcccctttgtgagtcttggttcctcccaaggtttcttcctccagcctcgagggagtttttccttgccactgtcgccttcggcttgctcgcattgggctttgatttatatgttctgttctgaaactgtgaagctgctttgtgacaatgtcagttgtaaaaggcgctatacaaataaatttgatttgatttgattttcctAAACGCATTTACGTACTTAGATTTGACTCCTTGAATCttttcaaatgtttgtggaGAAAGATGCAATGAAAAATGTTCTGTTGGTACGGGTTGATAATTCTCTCACAAACATTAGCATAAAGTTATGAGCCACATCATATTTTTTGCTTGCAAAGACATAAgcctttatttaataaatacatatgcTTCAAAGCAGTGACAtcgattttaaataaataaaaaaaatatttcaagcCTCAGATTCTAAACTGAAATGTACCAAACCCAatcaagttggtcagtgaaaacattggaaatctttttatttttacatttgtccGTTAAAAATGGTTCAAGTGAACTAACAAAACACAGATTCATGATTTTATCGCATTTTGGCAAGGTCCCAAATTTTCTGGAAATGAAGTTTGTATTGcagaaaaaaagataaaggAACAAGTGAAGAcaattattagaaattaatataaacatCAACACCAACATATCGGAAAAAGACTGTACGTGTGTTGTGAGATCACTGAACTGTTTGCCCCTGAACTCATGCCTCAATGTGTCTGGAATCAAGAAGCAGAAACTGGAACTTTTTCATGATGATATAATCCTTACTGACATGAAATTGGTATATTAACCTACAAGGGTTTTGGTGAATGGTTAGGTTTGCTATGCTAATGAGCAAATAATTGGATAAGTTAGTATTTATATTGTGAAAGATTTTACTATTATACAAGGAAATGAATCAATTCTATTTATCATTGCACTGCATGCAAAATGAGGCAAGACGTTTTAAGTAAGGAAGAATAAATCATCCATTACACTAATCATTTagttgtttctcttttctcaaaAAACTTCTCAAATGAGGGTGCCGTCTATTTGTCTTTAAAATCTTGTTTGTTCAGCATTTATGGGCTTTGCTTTACTTAAGACATTGATTTCAAACAAATAGTTAACTCAACTTACTCATGCATATAAGGAAAGATCCAGTGTTTGAAAAAGTAGGCCTTTCAGATCGAAACAGAAGGGGCAATTTCAGTTCCAGTAAGTAAGAAGTCCTTCCCAGAGTTTTTTATGACACCCACAATGATGATCTGAGTTGATTAGAGAAGATAGGCAGTTGGAAAGAAATCCTGGagagttttttttatatcactTGTTCCACCTGTTTTTGAATGATTAATTTTAAGATgaaggacatttttttaaatatctggaAAAGCAGAAGTGTCTGATTAGCTTCAGTCACTCAAAAGCAACGTCTATTTGAACATACGTTTACTATATTAATCATCCATGACTGACAAATATCTTGGATCAGCAGAAGTCCTCCAGACCTGGAAAATTGAAAGATGAGTAATGCTGACCAGGACAGGACTGGAGAAACAAGTTTTTCCTTTAGACCACAGTTTTCCTTGAAGCTTAATCCCTGCCACACCACGTTGTTATCTATTTTATActatttattctgaaaaatgTGGTTTAATTTAATGTGTGCATGAACATGTAATGTGTAATTTAATGTGTGTATGCAACCCCCACTGCCCAAACCCCCCACACACAGAGTATAGATATATTTATAAACTATATAGCAAGATAATTGTGCTTAAAATAAACTGCTTAAATAAACGGTATGAACTGAGAGATTGATTGGTGATCATTATTTCACCAAGACCTTCTACTTCAAATAAAGCTTCATACATTTCAGTTAATATTTGATGGCAGTACACCATGAAAATAATAGCAAAGTCAggaattattatttgaaaattaattctggatcaccaAATCAAAAGTAATGGATGGTGCTTATTTTGCTATTTATATCTATGTATCCATCTATGTAGCAATCTCTCTATATAAAATTAaactacattttcaaaattacattaaaGTATGCATATATGTGTTTATGATTTTGCTTAACACAAGAGGATATGGTTTTCATtcctttattttacaaaatcatgagtcaaacatcacataaaattctGTTCAGCATTCATTTTCACCCAAGTAAAAATGCATCACCACTTTCCATTAAACTGACAAACAAGACAAAGATGGGAAAGAAAAACTGATAGGATCATTTTACAGATGTAGACAGAGGAGGTTTGCATCGCAGGCAGTTTCTGTAAGGTTACTCTGCCAGTTCACagccttttttttcttgtctctccaaaaaaaacaagataaaaaatCCATAACCAAAACTTTGCAATTATGATAGGATCAGTGAAGTTGGAGATAAGAGGAATGGTATGAGTCAGCAGAGCCTCACGTTCGAGCTGCTGGTGTCAGGGGCCTTTGAGGAGTGTCATGCATATCACATGCTGAGTAAGCTGTTCCTGTGGGAATCTGTTTTAATCTTGCACTCATGGGACCATTTCAGGATTCACCTGAGGTTGTACACTCTTACATGTGAAACCAGACTTTGTCTGGGATTCACCATGCAATTCTGGTGTCTTTTCTAAGTTCTTCCCAATCCCATCACACTTCTGTACCCTCTCTGGAGTAGAGGATTCCAGTGGAAGTTAAGCCAGGGTAGAAATGACCATTGAACTGGTTGAGAACTGGGCTGCTGTAGCTTAAAGAGGAGTTAGAACCTGAGGGGGAGatgggaggaggtggaggaagaggagaagccCATTCAGAAAGAGCAGAACCAGGAGAGTAGGAACAAAATCCTGTGGGTGGGGGGGCCCTCTGGGGACCATCCCCTGGAAGACTGAGAGAAAGTGGCCGGTTGAGTGGGTCTCCCCCTACTTCCACCGACCCAGCCACTCCAGACATTTCTGTCAAGAAGTTGCTGAGGCAAGGCGAAGATCCTGTAGATGGAGGAGAAAGGCCTTTCTCAGATGAGCCTGAAATGTCTATGGCTGGGTTTTTAGGGCTCCCCCTGCCACTTGCATCTCCTGATTCTGAGCTCAGTGACCCCCCAGAAGCTCCCTCTCCTGTCAGACCATCcgactttctctttctcttgcgcCTGAAGTTGCCATTGTCAAACATCTTCTCACAGTTTGGATCGAGGGTCCAGTAGTTACCCTTGCCTTCAAGGTAAGAGAGGGCAAGGATATTCATTAATTGAAgcaaaaaacaagcaaaagcCACCACATATTAGATCAGGAGTTCCCAATCGCAATCCTAATGACCCTATCCTTTAAGGTTTCCCCACTCTATACACCTACAAAGAGCTTGATTATTTAATAATGAATCAGTCGATTGTGACAGAAACAAAAATGTGAAAACTCTGTGGGATCACCATGACTGGGACTGGGAAATCTCTGCTTCATACAACGATACAACATTAGTCCAGAGCAAtcaaaaaaagcacaaagacaTTGAAGAAACCTTACCTGGATCATCTTCATCCCGAGGTACCTTCTTGAAACAgtcgttcagagacaggttgtggCGGATGGAGTTCTGCCAGCCGGCCTTGCTCTTGTTGTAGAAAGGAAAGTTATCTGCTACGTACTGATAAATCTGACTGAGAGTGAGCCGTCGGTCCGGAGCACCATGTATCGCCATGGCGATGAGAGCTGAGTAAGAGTATGGTGGTCGGACCAGCTTCATGAGATCCTCTTGAGAAGGCATCGAGAACCAGCTCAGTTCTCCTCCAGACCCTGGAGGAACCCCAGGCCCAAGATAGGGTCTCTGCATGCCATAGTGCTGAGGCACAAAGGGAGGAGCTGCCGGACCTGGCGCTCCACCAAGATACGGGGAGCTGTTGATCCCAGCGCCGTTGAACCACAGATAGGGGTTTGGCGATGAAGTTGCATATTCTCCAAGGTCATACGAGGACGGGTTTGTCCTCTGTGGACTTGGCAGTGAAGGAGGAGGATAATAGTTGTCACTGTATAAACTCAGCTCTGGAGGCTCCTGTCCCAAACTGGGGAACTGAGGCCCACATCTAGTAGGCGACTGACCTTGCTCGTATGAAGTCATAATCAGTTCTTCATAAGGTGCTCTTCTCTGGATTGAAATGGGCTATGGGAGATCCAGGTGTGAAATGCAGTTTCTTCTGTATTTTCTGATGGTCCGGAAAACGTCTACTCTTCAAGACTGACTCCCACTGAGAGACCTGCTCATATGTTTCTCTTACTCTGCCATTGTTTGTCCTTGCTCTCCTGTCACCTGTTGCACATGCTTTATTTATGCTCACCGGGCACCACCCTTCTCTCTCCTTATTGGTTACTTTTCCTTTCTACTGTTTTGACTAGATTCACACTTTTGTCAGACATTCAAATAGCTCGAAGGAATTAACCTTCCCTAGAAAAGCCTAACACACTGATATTCAAATCTAACTTTAGGTTTATTAGGTTTGTTATGATTTAGCAGCACCTAGGTACTTTTTAATTCCTTTTTCTTTGAAACAGCTTAAAAGGTTGGCCTTATTATGAATAAACAGGGCATTTTTTTCCACAAATAAGGTAAATAAGACTTAATAATGTCTATAAATATCTTTCTATGCTTTTAAgactatataaaatatatacattctaTAATATCTTTAATACACATTTATCACCTCCCATTTTAATGAAACagtattgattcattcattcattgtctgtaacccttatccagttcagggtcgcggtgggtccagagcctacctggaatcattggggcaccagtccttcacagagcattAATGAAACactaatattatttaattttaaatgttagTAACATTTATATCTAGAACTGCTTTGATTAAGTTAGTCATTTTA
This region of Hoplias malabaricus isolate fHopMal1 chromosome 17, fHopMal1.hap1, whole genome shotgun sequence genomic DNA includes:
- the foxi3b gene encoding forkhead box protein I3-B yields the protein MTSYEQGQSPTRCGPQFPSLGQEPPELSLYSDNYYPPPSLPSPQRTNPSSYDLGEYATSSPNPYLWFNGAGINSSPYLGGAPGPAAPPFVPQHYGMQRPYLGPGVPPGSGGELSWFSMPSQEDLMKLVRPPYSYSALIAMAIHGAPDRRLTLSQIYQYVADNFPFYNKSKAGWQNSIRHNLSLNDCFKKVPRDEDDPGKGNYWTLDPNCEKMFDNGNFRRKRKRKSDGLTGEGASGGSLSSESGDASGRGSPKNPAIDISGSSEKGLSPPSTGSSPCLSNFLTEMSGVAGSVEVGGDPLNRPLSLSLPGDGPQRAPPPTGFCSYSPGSALSEWASPLPPPPPISPSGSNSSLSYSSPVLNQFNGHFYPGLTSTGILYSREGTEV